A section of the Euwallacea similis isolate ESF13 chromosome 9, ESF131.1, whole genome shotgun sequence genome encodes:
- the LOC136410771 gene encoding probable 4-aminobutyrate aminotransferase, mitochondrial — MWSKCCRVSAFGHQILPQIGNKAFVSTALQLAGEPDEPCTKTAVPGPRTQQLLKELSKFQQAGSTQIFVDYDKSIGNYLVDVDGNTFLDTYTQISTIPLGYNHPELLQVFRNEHDLKCLINRPALGVFPGEDWPRRMDHIVEMVAPRGLNHINTMMCGACANENAFKHAFMAYRRKERGSDNFSKEEEESCLCNQPPGAPKLAIMSFKHAFHGRSLGTLSTTRSKFIQKIDIPAFDWPMANFPQYCYPLEDNERHNKEEDDKCLAVVEELFEKWAKKERPVAGVIVEPIQSEGGDNHASPYFFQRLQAICRKNGAALIVDEVQTGGGPTGKFWCHEYFDLETPPDIVTFSKKMQLGGYFFNDDMRVNQPFRTFNTWMGDPGKVILLEKIIDIISRDNLLEHVRKTGQYLIGQLKCMEKEFAPLFHSTRGRGTFVAITAESAETRDQMIDKLRTKGVISGGAYTHTLRLRPTLLFGQKHADIFLDVLYKVMKEMKSS; from the exons ATGTGGTCTAAGTGCTGCAGGGTCAGCGCTTTTGGCCACCAAATCCTACCACAAATAg GAAACAAAGCGTTTGTGTCAACTGCCCTGCAACTAGCGGGGGAACCTGACGAGCCATGCACGAAAACTGCAGTACCTGGACCTAGAACTCAGCAGCTTTTAAAGGAACTCAGTAAGTTTCAA CAAGCTGGCTCTACTCAAATATTTGTGGATTACGACAAATCAATCGGAAATTATTTGGTGGACGTCGATGGCAATACGTTTCTGGATACTTACACTCAAATTTCAACCATACCCCTGGGATATAATCATCCAGAGTTATTGCAAGTCTTCCGTAACGAACATGATTTG AAATGTCTTATCAATAGACCCGCACTGGGAGTTTTCCCTGGGGAGGACTGGCCAAGGCGGATGGATCACATAGTGGAAATG GTGGCTCCACGTGGATTAAATCACATTAACACCATGATGTGCGGGGCATGTGCAAATGAAAATGCCTTCAAGCATGCTTTCATGGCCTACAGAAGGAAGGAGCGTGGAAGCGACAATTTCAGCAAGGAAGAAGAGGAATCTTGCCTCTGTAACCAACCTCCAG GTGCTCCGAAACTAGCCATTATGTCGTTTAAGCATGCCTTCCATGGCAGAAGTTTAGGCACTTTGTCAACTACGAGGTCAAAGTTCATCCAGAAAATCGATATTCCTGCCTTTGACTGGCCAATGGCCAATTTCCCTCAGTATTGCTATCCCTTGGAAGACAACGAGAGGCATAATAAGGAGGAAGATGATAAGTGTTTAGCTGTAGTTGAAGAACTGTTTGAAAAATGGGCAAAGAAAGAAAGGCCAGTCGCAGGG GTAATTGTAGAACCCATTCAATCTGAAGGCGGCGACAACCATGCTTCTCCCTACTTCTTCCAAAGATTGCAGGCAATTTGCAGGAAGAATGGCGCTGCTCTAATAGTGGATGAAGTGCAGACAGGTGGAGGACCCACAGGCAAATTTTGGTGCCACGAATATTTTGATCTAGAAACCCCCCCGGACATCGTTACTTTCAGCAAAAAGATGCAGCTCGGGGGCTATTTCTTCAATGACGATATGAG AGTCAACCAACCGTTCCGCACTTTCAACACGTGGATGGGCGATCCAGGAAAGGTAATACTGCTGGAGAAAATAATCGACATTATTTCTCGGGATAATCTGCTGGAACATGTGAGGAAAACTGGGCAATACCTAATCGGGCAACTAAAATGCATGGAGAAGGAGTTTGCTCCGTTGTTTCACTCCACTCGTGGTCGAGGTACCTTTGTTGCCATCACTGCGGAAAGTGCAGAGACACGCGATCAGATGATCGATAAATTGAGGACTAAAG GAGTGATTTCTGGAGGAGCATACACACATACACTGCGCTTACGACCTACTCTCCTATTTGGCCAAAAGCACGCAGATATTTTTCTGGACGTACTCTACAAAGTTATGAAAGAAATGAAGAGTTCTTAA
- the TH1 gene encoding negative elongation factor D, translating to MEEDYDERHWDNADRDESEVLDESESPEQILADCAVKFATPDYIMEPGIFSQLKRYFQAGGNPLQVIEELSHNYTAVAQMANLIAEWLIIGGVKVQDVQAMVENHLKEMILKSFDPKKADTIFTEEGETPAWLTQLIEHPTWRSLIYRLAEEYPDCLMLNFTIKLISDAGFQGEITSISTAAQQLEVFSRVLKTSITSFLTNPEEWQKTSQECAKMVCHGQHTYVYSQLVIHILARENKGGSSMKRLSQEIMKCAQKNGNDITPITMALNGAAGYQLASQALSAMLSKNTLNPADISVLYKTYNSPDPPPLDLIRTPQFLELLVDALFKAGVKLNPDHKPKYIHLLAYAASVSEVQQKKGQKRVCNKEELQPTIRAIETVHNICNGNKGSSELMAELATIYHSLRFPVVSLGVIRWVECTVTEPSYFKLSTEHTPIHLALLDEVVTCHTLLHNQVLDLLIRLFESKQDELEILVQLEMRKMVLDRMVNLLCSGCVVPVVKYIKQCWQRGDTDISLIRYFVTEVLETIGPPYSSEFVHLFMPMVENDEITGTMRGDGENDPVSEFIVYCKANYTQMI from the exons ATGGAAGAAGACTATGATGAAAGACATTGGGACAATGCAGACCGCGATGAG TCTGAAGTCCTGGATGAATCGGAGTCTCCAGAACAAATCTTGGCTGACTGTGCTGTTAAATTTGCAACTCCAGATTACATCATGGAGCCTGGTATATTTTCCCAGCTTAAAAGATATTTCCAGGCTGGTGGAAATCCCCTACAAGTAATTGAGGAGCTCTCACACAATTATACTGCTGTAGCTCAAATGGCTAATTTAATTGCCGAATGGCTAATTATTGGTG gGGTTAAAGTGCAAGATGTTCAAGCTATGGTAGAGAACCATCTGAAAGAAATGATTCTAAAGTCTTTCGACCCAAAAAAGGCTGACACAATTTTCACAGAAGAGGGAGAAACTCCTGCCTGGTTAACTCAGTTGATTGAGCATCCTACTTGGAGGTCCCTAATTTATCGACTTGCTGAGGAATATCCTGActgtttaatgttaaatttcacCATTAAG CTTATATCCGATGCAGGCTTCCAAGGGGAGATAACAAGTATATCCACCGCTGCACAACAATTGGAGGTATTTTCAAGGGTTTTGAAAACTTCAATTACTAGTTTTCTTACTAACCCTGAAGAATGGCAAAAAACTAGTCAGGAATGTGCA AAAATGGTATGTCATGGGCAGCACACCTATGTCTATAGTCAACTGGTGATTCATATATTAGCTAGAGAAAATAAGGGTGGGTCCAGTATGAAGAGATTATCtcaggaaattatgaaatgtgCTCAGAAAAA TGGAAATGACATCACGCCTATAACAATGGCACTAAATGGGGCAGCTGGTTATCAGCTGGCTTCTCAAGCTTTGAGCGCCATGTTATCCAAAAACACACTTAATCCAGCAGACATCTCTGTTCTATACAAGACCTACAACTCACCTGATCCACCTCCACTTGATTTGATTAGAACGCCACAATTCTTAG aattaTTGGTCGACGCACTTTTCAAGGCAGGAGTGAAATTAAACCCTGACCATAAACCGAAATACATTCATTTACTGGCCTATGCAGCCAGCGTCAGCGAGGTGCAACAGAAAAAAG GCCAAAAGAGAGTGTGCAATAAAGAAGAGCTCCAACCCACCATAAGGGCGATTGAGACAGTGCATAATATATGCAACGGTAACAAGGGCAGCAGTGAGCTTATGGCCGAATTGGCCACTATTTACCACTCGTTGAG GTTCCCAGTTGTGTCCTTGGGTGTAATACGATGGGTAGAGTGTACAGTAACTGAACCTAGCTACTTTAAACTGTCAACAGAACACACTCCCATACATTTGGCATTATTGGACGAAGTGGTTACGTGTCATACTTTGTTGCATAATCAAGTGTTAGATTTGCTTATTCGATTATTTGAATCGAAACAggatgaattggagattttagtgcAG ctgGAAATGCGAAAAATGGTATTGGATAGGATGGTAAATTTGCTGTGTTCAGGTTGTGTGGTTCCAGTGgttaaatacattaaacagTGCTGGCAGAGAGGAGATACCGACATATCTTTGATTCGTTACTTTGTGACAGag GTACTGGAAACTATTGGGCCTCCATACAGTTCCGAATTCGTCCATTTATTCATGCCGATGGTGGAAAATGACGAAATTACGGGAACAATGCGCGGAGACGGTGAAAACGACCCGGTTTCCGAATTCATTG tGTATTGTAAAGCCAACTATACCCAAATGATTTAA
- the LOC136410890 gene encoding uncharacterized protein YdcI, which yields MVHDSSDEDEAPIQRKSSRINANRKSLPEPDLLTSDSEVDTLVFKKLKQPKAKKLLGEISLITSDEDSELEALRPERNIIKKTSKPKKRNKIKTIVILTSDEDEDLDSTSKILQKKRKHSEDPIDLEVTSRKKTVSGRSQTEPKKIKKARTISPIRTINLSHSSLNSSTEEVIPLWKDSELLAEKSLIDEQTAQNLIKLWEQGNTIPFIARYRKNVIGDMTPDVLRTTKEDYDEICNLKKRMVVVAKTVAAQQGKLDDKLQSNICAARTLEELEYIYAPFKPESKGSLADRARKCGLEEPALHILNNTALINLAEYVDTNVKQVNTIDDVEKGIVHIVATEIATHIDLIAFLRELRAKSTFRLQTKKCRQVKEKSLKTLKKKEHMKKDSSLEEAKFELYFDFNQAVDYLKSHQILAINRGESLKILSVKIEIPEFFEMQFRSFCTKKWVNVTTCDGQRQVIIKKAIEDAFQRLITPHITREIRADLKLKAEKESCKIFSDNLKHLLLSPPMKGKSILGIDPGYTNGCKLALISPTGSLMAQNVVYPHNKRNEYRGEKVIKDLLAEYNCNLIAIGNGTACRQTEEWISSLIREDFFFPVDVQYTIVSEDGASIYSCSPEAKKEFGNLDPNIISAVSLARRIQDPMAELVKVEPSHLGVGMYQLDIKKKQLEEALSEVVSECVSFVGVDLNTASQCLLRRVAGLSDKRSTQIIEYRDRNGPFTHRKELLKVFGIGERIFEQCAGFLRVAPMDPNYYEDFYSKSNTTPLDATIIHPESYPVVRRILKKLNLKEKEIGTEKFIITFKSKVTMYDFDDLAETLKTNKQTIQLIFDALGKMLNHDLRSEISRTPLFKKDVISIQDLVVGTILTGRVKNVTSFGAFVDIGVGRDGLVHSKFMKGLAVHLGNVLEVKVIDVDVRKGRIHLEILKKIS from the exons atggTGCATGATAGTTCAGACGAGGATGAAGCTCCAATTCAAAGAAAGTCGTCTAGAATTAATGCAAAT AGAAAATCACTGCCTGAACCAGATTTACTGACTTCCGATAGCGAAGTTGACACACTAGTATTTAAGAAACTGAAACAACCAAAG GCCAAGAAGCTGCTTGGAGAGATTTCACTGATAACTAGCGATGAAGACTCCGAACTTGAGGCTCTTCGTCCTGAGAgaaatataatcaaaaaaacttcaaaaccaaaaaaaagaaat aaaattaaaactatagTAATTTTAACTAGTGATGAAGATGAGGATTTGGATTCCACTTccaaaattcttcaaaag AAGCGAAAACATTCTGAAGATCCTATTGATTTGGAAGTCACCTCCAGGAAAAAAACTGTGTCAGGTCGTTCACAAACAGagcccaaaaaaattaagaaagctAGAACAATATCGCCAATAAGAACTATCAATTTATCACACTCCAGTTTGAACTCCTCAACTGAAGAAGTTATTCCTCTTTGGAAAGACTCTGAATTATTAGCAGAAAAATCCTTAATCGACGAGCAAACAGCGCAAAATCTAATCAAACTCTGGGAACAGGGCAATACCATTCCCTTTATCGCTagatatagaaaaaatgtaattggGGACATGACTCCAGACGTTTTAAGAACGACAAAAGAAGATTATGATGAGATTTGCAACTTAAAAAAGAGAATGGTAGTGGTTGCCAAGACTGTTGCGGCCCAACAGGGTAAACTAGACGATAAATTGCAAAGCAACATTTGCGCAGCAAGGACTTTGGAAGAATTAGAGTATATC TATGCGCCCTTTAAACCCGAATCCAAAGGCTCTTTGGCCGATAGAGCTAGGAAGTGTGGTTTAGAAGAGCCAGCACttcacattttaaataatactgcATTAATTAATCTTGCCGAGTATGTGGATACTAACGTAAAACAGGTGAACACTATCGACGACGTGGAGAAAGGAATCGTGCATATTGTTGCAACGGAGATCGCAACACACATAGACTTAATCGCTTTTTTAAGGGAATT gCGAGCCAAATCTACCTTTAGgctgcaaacaaaaaaatgtagacAAGTGAAAgagaaatcattaaaaacgCTTAAAAAGAAGGAACATATGAAAAAGGACTCCTCTTTGGAGGAGGctaaatttgaattgtatTTCGACTTCAACCAAGCGGTTGATTATTTGAAGTCCCATcaa attttggCAATTAATAGGGGAGAATCGTTAAAAATTCTTAgcgtaaaaattgaaattccagaGTTTTTTGAGATGCAGTTTAGGTCTTTCTGCACAAAAAAATGGGTTAACGTAACTACATGTGATGGGCAAAGACAAGTTATTATAAAGAAGGCTATTGAAGACGCTTTTCAAAGATTAA TAACACCACACATTACTCGGGAAATTAGAGCAGATCTGAAATTGAAGGCCGAAAAGGAGtcttgcaaaatcttcagCGATAACCTGAAGCATTTGCTCTTATCTCCTCCCATGAAGGGAAAATCCATCCTCGGCATAGATCCAGGCTACACGAACGGATGTAAATTGGCCCTTATTTCTCCGACTGGATCATTAATGGCGCAGAACGTTGTTTATCCCCACAATAAGAGAAATGAATATCGCGGTGAAAAGGTTATCAAAGACCTTCTAGCTGAATACAA CTGTAACCTAATAGCTATAGGAAATGGTACTGCGTGCAGACAAACGGAGGAATGGATCTCAAGTTTAATTCGTGAGGATTTCTTTTTCCCCGTGGATGTACAGTATACAATTGTGAGCGAAGATGGAGCATCTATCTATAGCTGCAGCCCGGAGGCTAAAAAggaatttggaaatttggaCCCTAATATTATTAGCGCAG TTTCGTTGGCGCGGAGAATCCAGGATCCTATGGCCGAATTAGTGAAAGTTGAACCATCCCACTTAGGAGTGGGAATGTATCAATTGGATATTAAAAAGAAGCAATTAGAAGAAGCATTAAGCGAGGTCGTCTCTGAATGTGTGAGCTTCGTGGGAGTAGACCTAAATACAGCTTCTCAATGTCTGTTAAG GCGAGTTGCAGGATTATCGGATAAAAGATCCACTCAGATAATCGAGTACAGAGATCGAAATGGCCCCTTTACGCATCGAAAGGAACTTCTCAAAGTGTTTGGGATAGGAGAGAGAATATTCGAACAATGCGCAGGCTTTCTAAGGGTCGCTCCCATGGACCCTAATTATTACGAAGATTTTTATTCGAAATCCAACACTACTCCTCTAGATGCGACGATCATACATCCAGAATCGTATCCCGTCGTACGGCGCATACTTA aaaaactaaatttaaaagaaaaggaaattggcaCTGAAAAATTCATCATAACCTTCAAATCTAAAGTTACAATGTACGACTTCGATGACTTAGCTGAAACGCTAAAAACCAACAAACAGAccattcaattaattttcgatGCGTTGGGTAAAATGCTGAACCATGATTTACGGTCGGAGATAAGTAGGACgcctttatttaaaaaggacGTGATAAGTATCCAGGATCTCGTTGTGGGCACAATTCTTACTGGACGAGTCAAAAACGTCACGTCTTTTGGAGCATTTGTAGATATTGGGGTAGGAAGAGACGGTTTAGTGCACAGCAAATTCATGAAGGGGCTTGCAGTGCATTTGGGGAATGTATTAGAAGTAAAAGTAATCGATGTGGATGTGAGGAAAGGTCGTattcatttggaaattttaaagaaaatttcctag
- the DNApol-alpha50 gene encoding DNA primase small subunit, giving the protein MTSINEDQLPDLLPLYYKRVFPSVEFYRWLSYGKAECFSRREISFTLFGDIYLRYQSFDTYQDFLNELIKKYPIKIDVGAIYDFKPKDQNRFTTLKPKLKEIVFDIDMTDYDNIRICCSGANVCNKCWRFLVIAAKSIDCTLREDFGFEHVLWVFSGRRGIHAWVCDQTAKECDDNERSAIAEYFNIFDNSMSNGKTVKLPGNISTKIQRDLEIINKYFRSIIEEQDLLGTAERLDKFMNFIEGDIKAPIKERMSSVEGSWARWEIFNNTFLNMCQKNEVPRYGKNLVEELKLQICYPRLDIHVTKGTNHLLKAPFCIHPKTGKVCIPFSIRQVDSFDPNKVPTIDLIIKEVDTYDKKTKEQGDLQDVEEELPSKRPKIKDYRKTSLLKPVNLFMMFIKNLEKDCNIESLR; this is encoded by the exons ATGACCTCAATAAATGAAGACCAACTGCCCGATTTGCTGCCATTATACTATAAAAGAGTATTCCCGTCAGTAGAATTCTATCGATGGCTAAGTTACG GTAAGGCTGAATGCTTCTCGAGGCGAGAGATTTCATTCACTCTGTTTGGCGATATTTACCTTCGCTATCAATCTTTCGACACTTACCAAGACTTCCTCAATGaactcattaaaaaatatcccaTTAAAATTGATGTTGGTGCCATATATGACTTTAAGCCTAAAGACCAAAATAGGTTTACAACATTAAAACCCAAATTGAAGGaaatagtttttgatattGATATGACTGATTATGACAATATAAGGATCTGTTGCAGTGGGGCCAATGTTTGCAATAAATGTTGGAGATTTTTGGTCATTGCTGCAAAATCTATTGATTGCACTTTGAGGGAAGATTTCGGTTTTGAACATGTTTTATGGGTGTTTTCAGGGAGAAGAG GCATTCATGCATGGGTGTGTGACCAAACAGCCAAAGAATGTGATGATAATGAACGCTCTGCGATAGCAgagtattttaatatttttgataattcaaTGAGCAACGGCAAAACAGTGAAGTTGCCAGGAAACATTAGTACAAAAATACA GAGAGATctggaaataattaataaatatttccgtTCTATCATTGAAGAACAAGATTTGTTGGGCACTGCTGAAAGGCTAGATAAATTCATGAATTTTATTGAAGGAGATATAAAAGCTCCAATTAAAGAAAGGATGAGTTCAGTTGAAGGTTCATGGGCACGttgggaaatatttaataatacttttttaaacatgTGCCAGAAA AATGAGGTACCAAGATATGGAAAAAACCTTGTTGAAGAgttgaaattgcaaatttgTTATCCAAGGTTGGACATACACGTCACAAAAGGAACTAATCATTTGTTGAAAGCGCCTTTTTGCATTCATCCCAAGACGGGCAAAGTGTGCATTCCATTCAGTATTAGGCAGGTAGACAGTTTCGATCCCAATAAGGTGCCCACTATAGA CTTGATTATAAAAGAAGTGGACACCTATGATAAAAAAACCAAAGAGCAAGGAGATTTGCAAGATGTAGAAGAAGAATTACCCTCCAAAAGGCCGAAAATTAAAGACTATAGGAAAACCAGCCTTTTGAAGCCTGTGAATTTGTTTATGATGTTTATAAAGAATTTAGAAAAGGACTGCAATATTGAATCTcttagataa
- the Psf2 gene encoding probable DNA replication complex GINS protein PSF2: MDPDEIEFWGEKTMIEIVPTFNSASIYLIGGDVGPFRASIPTVVPLWIAINLKKQQQCKIVPPDWLDLETLSNLKEEEKETKSFVKMPSEHYMVVAKLILGNAADDVPQASEIRTIIKDIWDIRMSKLRSSMDIMIKNSSMYAAIDNLTLMEMNCIRPILPHALDQIYRMKTSKRGIMGRTQSTSTASHSRTTKSFTS; this comes from the exons ATGGATCCAGACGAAATAGAATTCTGGGGCGAAAAAACTATGATCGAAATAGTGCCCACATTCAATAGTGCTTCTATTTACCTCATAGGAGGCGATGTGGGGCCGTTCAGAGCCAGTATCCCTACTGTGGTACCACTCTGGATAGCTATAAACTTAAAGAAACAGCAACAATGCAAAATTGTTCCTCCTGACTGGTTGGACTTGGAGACcctttcaaatttaaaggaaGAGGAGAAAGAAACCAA ATCATTTGTAAAAATGCCTAGTGAGCACTACATGGTGGTGGCCAAACTTATCTTAGGCAATGCTGCAGATGATGTTCCACAGGCAAgtgaaataagaacaattatcAAAGATATTTGGGATATTCGAATGTCCAAACTGAGGTCATCAATGGATATCATGATAAAGAATTCATCTATGTATGCAGCTATAGacaatttaactttaatgGAAATGAATTGCATTAGACCAATTTTACCACATGCTTTAGATCAGATATATCGGATGAAAACA TCAAAGAGGGGAATTATGGGGAGAACTCAAAGTACAAGTACTGCCTCTCATTCTAGAACCACAAAATCATTTACTAGCTAA
- the LOC136410965 gene encoding RWD domain-containing protein 4: MTTETAALQEEEREALLSIYEGDEFFKQIDSSTFQYKYGVSDSMKSFVLELKWGPNYPEELPVINMDVFYNKHVISSLKQKVIELVKSEGEQFLGMSMTYSLFEFLKEKFENLIAEQPENPVEHEMDKLCISEQDSSQNLKKEKKEQLTKAQKRRQWNRLDSKREKPRGWNWVDIVKHLSQTGSKEDNNPIS; this comes from the exons atgaccaCCGAAACAGCAGCCCTACAAGAAGAGGAACGAGAAGCCCTTCTTTCCATTTATGAAGGAGATGAATTCTTCAAACAAATTGATAGTAGTACCTTTCAATATAAA TATGGAGTTAGCGATTCTATGAAATCCTTTGTGCTTGAGCTAAAATGGGGCCCAAACTATCCTGAGGAATTACCAGTTATAAACATGGACGTGTTCTACAATAAACATGT GATATCCTCACTTAAACAAAAAGTGATAGAACTAGTTAAATCTGAAGGGGAGCAGTTCTTAGGAATGTCTATGACCTACTCATTGTTTGAatttctgaaagaaaaatttgagaatCTGATTGCAGAGCAACCAGAAAACCCAGTGGAACATGAAATGGATAAACTTTGTATATCAGAACAAGACTCTTCACAGAATcttaaaaaggaaaagaagGAACAATTGACAAAGGCACAAAAGAGACGGCAGTGGAATAG ATTGGACTCAAAACGGGAGAAACCCAGAGGCTGGAATTGGGTGGATATTGTAAAACATTTATCTCAAACGGGTTCAAAAGAAGATAATAATCCTATATCATaa